GACTCCCACTCGGGCAACCTCTCGGTGCGCGACGGCGAGGGTTTCTGGATCACGCCCACCGGCGCCTGCGCCGACACGCTGGCGGCCGGGGACCTGGTGTCCTGCCCGGTGGACGGCACGATCCCGGCAGGCGCGAGCAGCGACGCACTGCTGCACCAGGCGGTGTACCGCGCCAACCCGGCGCTCGGTGCGGTGATGCATTCGCATGGCGCTCATACCATTGCCCTGACGATGAACGGCGAGGACTACCGGCCGGTGGACTTCGAGGGCCAGTACTACTTCGACCGGATCCCCGTGATCACCATCGACTATGCGCGCTACTTCGACGAGGCCCCGGTGAAGGTGCCGCCGGTACTGGCGGAGCACCCGGTGGTGGTCGTGCGCGGCCACGGCGTCTACGCGGCGGCCGAGAGCCTCAACCTGGCCTACAAGTGGACCTGCTCGCTGGAGCTGTCGGCCCGCACCGACTGGCTGGCACGGGTGGCCGGCACGATCTGAAACGGCTTCAGATCTCCACCATCTCGAAGTCTTCCTTGCTCGCACCGCATTCCGGGCAGGTCCAGTTGATCGGCACGTCCTCCCATTTCGTGCCCGGCGGGATCCCATGCTCCGGGTCGCCCTTCGCCTCGTCGTAGATGTAGCCGCAGATGACGCACATGTACTGTTTCATGATCGATACGCGCAAGGTTTGAGTTTTGGCTTTGAGTAAGTGACCTGCTCACCCGCCGGGTGAGTCGCCGCAGCGATGATACACTCTAGGAAACGAATCACCACCCCGTGAGCCGAACGTGAACCCGCAATCCATCCCCATCGTTCTCAGCATCGCCGGCGTCGACCCCACCGGCGGTGCCGGCCTGCAGGCCGACATCGAGGCCATCACCAGCATGGGCTGCCACGCCTGCCCGGTGGTGGCCGCCGTGACCGTGCAGGACACCCATGACGTGAAGCTGGTGAAGGCGATGCCCGCCAGCCTGGTGGTGGCACAGGCCCGCGCCGTGCTCGAGGACATGCCGGTACACGCCATCAAGCTCGGCCTGCTGGGCTCGGTGGAGATCATCCAGGCCGTGCACACCCTGCTCACCGACTACCCCGAGCTGCCCGTGGTGCTCGACCCGATACTCGCGGCCGGCGGCGGCACCGAGCTGGGCGACGCGGCCATGCTCGATGCCATGCGCACCCTGCTGGTGCCGCAGGCCACGGTGATCACGCCCAACTCCCTGGAGGTCCGCCGCCTCGCCCCGGGCGCCGACACCCTGGACGCCTGCGCCACGGCCCTGCTCGACCGGGGCGCCGATCTCGTGCTCGTCACCGGCACCCACGAGCAGACGCCGCAGGTACGCAACAGCCTGCATGTCCAGGGCCGCCCGCCGGAGCACTTCACCTGGGAACGCCTGGACGGCAGCTACCACGGCTCGGGCTGCACCCTGGCCTCGGCCATCGCCGGTCTGCTGGCCCAGGGACAGGAGCCCTTTTCCGCCATACACGAGGCCCAGGAATACACCTGGCAAAGCCTCGCCCATGGCTACCGCCTGGGCATGGGGCAGCTGCTGCCCAACCGCCTGTTCTGGGCGGAGGCCGAGGAGTGAGCGGGCACCGGCTGACCGGGGTCTATGCCATCACCGATGCCGCACTGACACCCCCCCACCGGCTGGCGGCACAGGTCGAGGCCGTGTTGCGCGGTGGCGCCCGCATCCTGCAGTACCGCGACAAGTCCACCGACGGCGAACGCCGCCTGCGCGAGGCACGCGCCCTGCGCGAACTGTGCGAGGCCCACGGTGCCCTGCTGCTGATCAACGACGACATCGCCCTGGCCACCGCCGCCGGTGCCCACGGGGTGCACCTCGGGCAGCAGGACACCGCCCTCGCCGCCGCCCGCGAGCAGCTGGGACCGGATGCCATCATCGGCATCACCTGCCACGACTCGCTGACACTGGCCCACACCGCCGAGGCCGGGGGCGCGGACTACGTCGCCTTCGGCGCCCTCTTCCCCTCGCCCACCAAGCCCGACGCCCCGCGCGCCTCGCTGGACCTGATCCGCGAGGCGCGCCGCACGCTAACGGTGCCGATCTGCGCCATCGGCGGCATCGAGGCGGACAATGCCGCCGCAGTCATCGCGGCCGGTGCCAACCTGCTCGCCGTGATCAGCGGGGTGTTCGCCCAGGCCGATCCGGAGGCCGCCACCCGCGGGATCCAGGCGCTCTTCCCCGACGACTGAGCACCCCGCGAGGGCCTGTCACCGGCTCGCGCCCGCCTGCACACCGGGGCAAATCGTGTAGACTGTTGGGCCTTCCCAAACAACCGGATCGGAGCAGGCATGAGTCAGTCCCACCAGCTCTTCGTCGAGGCCCAGGAGCACATCCCGGGCGGCGTCAATTCCCCCGTGCGCGCCTTCAAGGGCGTGGGCGGCGAGCCCGTCTTCATCGAGCGCGCCGAGGGCGCCTATCTCTTCGACGTCGATGGCCGGTGCTACATCGACTACGTCGGCTCCTGGGG
This region of Chromatiales bacterium genomic DNA includes:
- a CDS encoding class II aldolase/adducin family protein, which translates into the protein MDPRDDLIRHYRWLRHYGHNDSHSGNLSVRDGEGFWITPTGACADTLAAGDLVSCPVDGTIPAGASSDALLHQAVYRANPALGAVMHSHGAHTIALTMNGEDYRPVDFEGQYYFDRIPVITIDYARYFDEAPVKVPPVLAEHPVVVVRGHGVYAAAESLNLAYKWTCSLELSARTDWLARVAGTI
- a CDS encoding rubredoxin; translated protein: MKQYMCVICGYIYDEAKGDPEHGIPPGTKWEDVPINWTCPECGASKEDFEMVEI
- a CDS encoding hydroxymethylpyrimidine/phosphomethylpyrimidine kinase, with protein sequence MNPQSIPIVLSIAGVDPTGGAGLQADIEAITSMGCHACPVVAAVTVQDTHDVKLVKAMPASLVVAQARAVLEDMPVHAIKLGLLGSVEIIQAVHTLLTDYPELPVVLDPILAAGGGTELGDAAMLDAMRTLLVPQATVITPNSLEVRRLAPGADTLDACATALLDRGADLVLVTGTHEQTPQVRNSLHVQGRPPEHFTWERLDGSYHGSGCTLASAIAGLLAQGQEPFSAIHEAQEYTWQSLAHGYRLGMGQLLPNRLFWAEAEE
- a CDS encoding thiamine phosphate synthase, which codes for MSGHRLTGVYAITDAALTPPHRLAAQVEAVLRGGARILQYRDKSTDGERRLREARALRELCEAHGALLLINDDIALATAAGAHGVHLGQQDTALAAAREQLGPDAIIGITCHDSLTLAHTAEAGGADYVAFGALFPSPTKPDAPRASLDLIREARRTLTVPICAIGGIEADNAAAVIAAGANLLAVISGVFAQADPEAATRGIQALFPDD